A window of the Tunturibacter empetritectus genome harbors these coding sequences:
- a CDS encoding 6-phosphofructokinase, which yields MRIGMLTGGGDCPGLNAVIRAAVRKGILHHGDEFVGFMEGWRGVLDDVTMPLTLETTSGILHRGGTILRSSRTNVKKIPGGFDKCVEVLGKHKLDALIALGGDDTQSISLALSEKGVKCVGVPKTIDNDLNGTDACFGFDTAVGIATEAVDRLHSTAEAHNRVMVCEVMGRDAGWIAITAGIAGGADVILVPEVPIDIDEVCRLVKYRREHGKKFSIVVAAEGAQFPETGQATHGTAVDSFGHARLSGIGQALAEEIEKRTGYETRSVNLGHTQRGGTPSAYDRMLATRYGVAAIDLVHAGKFGRLVVLKGTAITDIPLADAIAKTRTVGEDLLAVMKGLQPLASS from the coding sequence ATGCGGATTGGGATGTTGACGGGGGGCGGAGATTGTCCTGGGCTGAATGCGGTGATTCGGGCGGCGGTGCGTAAGGGAATCCTGCACCATGGGGATGAGTTTGTTGGGTTTATGGAGGGGTGGCGCGGCGTGCTGGATGATGTGACGATGCCGCTTACGCTTGAGACGACGTCTGGAATTCTGCATCGGGGCGGTACGATTCTGCGGTCTTCACGGACGAATGTGAAGAAGATTCCGGGTGGGTTTGACAAGTGCGTTGAGGTGCTGGGGAAGCATAAGCTGGATGCTCTGATTGCGCTGGGCGGGGACGATACGCAGTCGATCAGTCTGGCTCTGAGTGAGAAGGGCGTGAAGTGCGTTGGCGTGCCGAAGACCATCGATAACGATTTGAATGGGACCGATGCCTGCTTTGGGTTCGATACGGCTGTGGGGATCGCTACGGAGGCGGTCGATCGGTTGCACTCGACTGCCGAGGCGCATAACCGCGTGATGGTGTGCGAGGTGATGGGACGCGATGCCGGGTGGATCGCGATTACGGCGGGGATTGCGGGTGGCGCCGATGTGATTCTTGTGCCAGAGGTTCCGATCGATATTGATGAGGTGTGCCGGTTGGTGAAGTACCGGCGCGAGCATGGGAAGAAGTTTTCGATTGTGGTCGCGGCCGAAGGTGCGCAGTTTCCGGAGACGGGGCAGGCGACTCATGGGACGGCTGTTGATTCGTTTGGACATGCGCGACTGAGCGGGATTGGGCAGGCGCTGGCGGAGGAGATTGAGAAGCGGACAGGGTATGAGACACGCAGCGTGAACCTGGGGCATACACAGCGGGGCGGGACGCCTTCGGCTTATGACCGGATGCTGGCTACTCGGTACGGCGTGGCGGCGATCGACCTAGTGCATGCGGGCAAGTTTGGCCGGCTGGTGGTGCTGAAGGGCACTGCGATTACGGATATTCCCCTTGCGGACGCGATTGCGAAGACGAGAACGGTGGGGGAGGACTTACTGGCGGTAATGAAGGGGTTGCAGCCGTTAGCTTCCAGTTAA
- a CDS encoding helix-turn-helix domain-containing protein encodes MAVSVQTTVREVMDIRQASEYLGISGDTLYRYASEGFIPAFKLGNRWRFKKTLLDAWMDEKSGVKPPTPIAVMPKQKKPVARAR; translated from the coding sequence ATGGCTGTGTCGGTACAGACAACGGTGCGTGAGGTGATGGATATCCGGCAGGCGTCGGAGTATCTGGGGATCAGCGGGGATACGTTGTACCGGTACGCGTCGGAGGGGTTTATTCCTGCGTTCAAGCTGGGGAATCGGTGGCGGTTCAAGAAGACGCTGCTGGATGCGTGGATGGATGAGAAGTCGGGCGTGAAGCCGCCTACGCCGATTGCCGTGATGCCAAAACAAAAGAAACCGGTTGCGAGGGCGCGGTAG
- a CDS encoding metallophosphoesterase, producing the protein MPGSQPDQPSRFTRRKFLIGSGTAAAALALYSGEIARHEVDVVQRPIAIANLPTAFHGYRIVQLSDIHLDEYTEPFFFERVIHKVNTLAPDLVLLTGDFITHGSVTFIAGKHAAHRCAEIIATLTAPLRYGILGNHDVAVNAPMVIQALSSRGTPVLVNRYLPIERSGSRLWLCGVDDPGTSAPNLDLAIPTRPDGPVILMAHEPDYADDVVAHPRGPLVDLMLSGHAHGGQVRLPFLGPLILPPLGEKYPEGHYQFNRMQLYVNRGIGTVGLPFRLNCPPEITVITLQPA; encoded by the coding sequence ATGCCCGGCTCTCAACCCGATCAGCCGTCGCGCTTTACCCGACGCAAATTCCTCATAGGCTCAGGGACCGCAGCAGCAGCTCTGGCTCTCTACTCCGGAGAGATCGCTCGCCACGAAGTCGACGTCGTCCAACGCCCCATCGCCATCGCGAATCTCCCAACCGCCTTCCACGGCTATCGCATCGTTCAACTCAGCGACATACACCTAGACGAGTACACTGAACCCTTCTTCTTCGAACGCGTCATCCACAAAGTCAACACGCTCGCCCCGGACCTCGTCCTCCTCACCGGCGACTTCATCACCCACGGCTCTGTCACGTTCATCGCCGGCAAACACGCTGCTCACCGTTGTGCGGAGATCATCGCTACCCTCACCGCCCCTCTGCGCTACGGCATCCTCGGCAATCACGACGTAGCCGTCAACGCCCCCATGGTCATTCAGGCTCTCTCCAGCCGCGGCACACCCGTCCTGGTCAACCGTTATCTTCCCATCGAACGCAGCGGCTCCCGTCTCTGGCTCTGCGGCGTCGACGACCCCGGCACCAGCGCTCCCAACCTCGACCTCGCCATCCCCACTAGGCCCGACGGTCCAGTCATCCTCATGGCCCACGAGCCCGACTACGCCGACGACGTCGTCGCCCATCCCAGGGGCCCCCTCGTCGACCTCATGCTCTCCGGCCACGCCCACGGCGGCCAGGTCCGTCTGCCCTTCCTTGGCCCGCTCATCCTGCCTCCACTAGGCGAAAAATATCCAGAAGGTCACTACCAGTTCAATCGAATGCAGCTATACGTGAATCGCGGCATCGGCACCGTTGGCCTGCCCTTCCGCCTCAACTGCCCCCCGGAGATCACAGTCATCACCCTTCAGCCAGCCTGA
- a CDS encoding M24 family metallopeptidase, with protein MRKKRATAAAKAAGVDGMLIAHLPDVRYLCGFTGSNAVLAFAGGRATLFTDGRYTVQARVEAARTRVMIAKKPAVVAACEWLETAGVRRCGFDAAHTTVAGLEMMRKALSAKVRRGMFVAVGPLVARMREVKDVDEVKLIRAAALVGCDLFEGMLTYLEAGLTETEVAATLEYAARLAGAEGMSFDTIVASGERSALPHGRATGAKLPKQGFVTLDFGVILDGYCSDMTRTVHIGKALPSERDVYDSVLEAQEAAVAAVAPGVTAGEVDEAARSVLRRVKLDKYFSHSTGHGVGLEIHEGPRLAAKQTQVLEQGMVITIEPGVYMPGRFGLRIEDMVLVTANGGEVLTPSVKAWIEL; from the coding sequence TTGAGGAAGAAAAGAGCTACTGCGGCCGCGAAGGCAGCTGGCGTTGATGGGATGTTGATCGCGCATCTGCCGGATGTTCGCTATTTGTGCGGGTTTACGGGCTCGAATGCGGTGCTTGCGTTCGCGGGGGGACGCGCGACTCTGTTTACTGACGGACGGTATACGGTGCAAGCGCGCGTGGAGGCGGCCAGGACCAGGGTGATGATTGCGAAGAAGCCTGCGGTGGTGGCGGCTTGTGAGTGGCTTGAGACTGCCGGGGTAAGGCGCTGCGGATTTGACGCGGCGCATACGACGGTGGCGGGCCTGGAGATGATGCGGAAGGCTCTCTCGGCTAAGGTGCGGCGAGGAATGTTTGTGGCGGTGGGGCCGTTAGTGGCGCGGATGCGCGAGGTGAAAGACGTCGACGAGGTGAAGTTGATACGTGCCGCTGCGCTGGTGGGGTGCGATCTGTTTGAGGGCATGCTGACGTATCTGGAGGCGGGGCTGACCGAGACGGAGGTAGCGGCGACGTTGGAGTACGCGGCGAGGCTGGCGGGGGCGGAGGGGATGTCGTTCGACACGATCGTTGCGAGCGGGGAGCGATCGGCGCTGCCGCATGGGCGTGCAACAGGGGCTAAGCTGCCAAAGCAGGGGTTCGTGACCCTGGACTTCGGTGTTATTCTCGACGGATATTGCAGCGACATGACTCGTACCGTACACATAGGCAAGGCGTTGCCTAGTGAGCGGGACGTGTATGATTCTGTGCTGGAAGCTCAGGAGGCCGCGGTCGCCGCTGTTGCGCCGGGGGTGACTGCCGGAGAGGTGGACGAGGCGGCCAGGAGCGTTTTGCGGAGGGTGAAGCTGGATAAGTACTTCAGCCACTCTACCGGGCACGGTGTTGGGTTGGAGATTCATGAAGGACCACGGCTTGCGGCGAAGCAGACGCAGGTGTTAGAGCAGGGAATGGTGATTACAATCGAACCTGGTGTGTATATGCCCGGAAGGTTTGGGTTGCGCATCGAAGATATGGTTTTAGTGACGGCTAATGGCGGCGAGGTTTTGACGCCCAGTGTGAAGGCCTGGATAGAGCTCTAA
- the accB gene encoding acetyl-CoA carboxylase biotin carboxyl carrier protein, protein MDGNKLNELRELVEFLKANEIAEFDMEQDDLKVRIKFAGEPAVAAPAGGFDMAHLSRLMASAPAAAVPAVAAAASAPVPAAEVEEKLHEVKSPIVGTFYESPSPGAPAFVKVGDQVEVGQVLCIVEAMKLMNEIESDVAGEVVKRIAASGQPVEYGQPLFAIKAR, encoded by the coding sequence ATGGACGGAAATAAGTTGAATGAGCTGCGCGAACTGGTCGAGTTTTTGAAGGCGAACGAGATCGCCGAGTTCGATATGGAACAGGACGACCTGAAGGTGCGGATTAAGTTCGCGGGTGAGCCTGCTGTCGCTGCTCCTGCTGGCGGATTTGATATGGCGCATTTGAGTCGATTGATGGCATCGGCGCCTGCTGCAGCGGTTCCGGCTGTCGCTGCCGCGGCGAGCGCTCCTGTTCCGGCTGCTGAGGTTGAGGAGAAGCTGCATGAGGTGAAGTCGCCGATTGTGGGGACGTTCTATGAGTCGCCGTCGCCAGGCGCGCCTGCGTTTGTGAAGGTGGGCGATCAGGTGGAGGTGGGGCAGGTGCTCTGCATCGTCGAGGCCATGAAGCTGATGAATGAGATTGAGTCCGATGTGGCCGGCGAAGTTGTGAAACGAATCGCAGCGAGCGGTCAGCCGGTGGAGTATGGACAGCCACTGTTTGCTATCAAGGCGCGGTAA
- the accC gene encoding acetyl-CoA carboxylase biotin carboxylase subunit, whose amino-acid sequence MFRKVLIANRGEIALRVISACKEMGIRTVAVYSEADRNSLHVRFADEAICIGPPRSADSYLNVPAVISAAEIADVDAIHPGYGLLSENANFAEVCRASNIKFIGPPPEVTRMMGEKSTARQTMKKAKVPILPGSDGIIADENEALEWAKDVGYPVILKAVAGGGGRGMRICRNKEELPGMYQQASTEAANAFGNGDMYMEKFIERPRHIEFQVLADEHGNVMSLGERECSIQRRHQKLIEEAPSLMITPKLREELGKTIKRALENIGYWNAGTIEFLMDEDGKIYFIEMNTRIQVEHCVTEMVTGIDLVKAQLRIAAGEKLTSIITRPVEIRGHAIECRINAEHPEKFTPSAGKITAFNLPGGNGVRVDTAQYAEGFVPPYYDSLIAKLICHGADREEAMNKMQRALSQFVVQGIHTTIPLHEKIFADKEFRSGQFDTKFMERFFERQKES is encoded by the coding sequence ATGTTTCGTAAGGTATTGATTGCCAATCGTGGGGAGATTGCACTGCGCGTGATCAGCGCCTGTAAGGAGATGGGTATCCGCACGGTTGCGGTGTACAGCGAGGCTGATCGGAATTCGCTGCATGTGCGGTTTGCCGATGAGGCGATCTGTATCGGACCTCCGCGTTCGGCGGATAGCTATCTGAATGTACCTGCCGTAATCTCGGCGGCTGAGATTGCGGATGTAGACGCGATTCATCCTGGGTATGGGCTGCTGAGCGAGAATGCGAACTTCGCCGAGGTGTGCCGCGCGTCGAACATCAAGTTCATCGGGCCTCCGCCCGAGGTAACACGGATGATGGGCGAGAAGTCCACGGCGCGGCAGACGATGAAGAAGGCAAAGGTGCCGATTCTGCCGGGGTCCGATGGGATTATCGCGGACGAGAATGAGGCGCTGGAGTGGGCCAAGGATGTTGGGTACCCGGTGATTCTGAAGGCGGTCGCGGGTGGTGGCGGTCGTGGGATGCGCATCTGTCGTAACAAAGAAGAGTTGCCGGGGATGTACCAGCAGGCTTCGACCGAGGCGGCGAATGCATTCGGGAATGGCGATATGTACATGGAGAAGTTCATCGAGCGGCCCCGGCACATTGAGTTCCAGGTGCTGGCCGATGAGCATGGCAATGTGATGAGCCTGGGGGAGCGTGAGTGCTCGATCCAGCGACGGCACCAGAAGTTGATTGAAGAGGCTCCCAGTCTGATGATCACTCCCAAGCTTCGTGAAGAACTGGGTAAGACGATCAAGCGGGCGCTGGAGAATATTGGCTATTGGAATGCCGGGACGATTGAGTTTTTGATGGATGAGGATGGCAAGATCTACTTCATCGAGATGAATACTAGGATCCAGGTGGAGCATTGTGTAACCGAGATGGTTACAGGAATTGATCTAGTGAAGGCGCAGCTGCGGATTGCTGCGGGCGAGAAGCTGACCTCGATTATTACGCGTCCGGTGGAGATTCGCGGGCATGCGATCGAGTGCCGTATTAATGCGGAGCATCCAGAGAAGTTCACGCCAAGCGCCGGAAAAATTACGGCCTTCAATCTGCCGGGAGGTAATGGGGTGCGGGTGGATACTGCCCAATACGCTGAGGGGTTTGTGCCGCCTTACTACGACTCTTTGATTGCGAAGCTGATCTGTCATGGAGCGGATCGCGAAGAGGCGATGAACAAGATGCAGCGGGCGCTGAGCCAGTTTGTGGTGCAGGGAATTCATACGACGATTCCGCTGCACGAGAAGATCTTTGCGGATAAAGAGTTTCGTTCGGGGCAGTTCGATACGAAGTTTATGGAGCGGTTCTTCGAGCGGCAGAAGGAAAGCTAG
- the thiE gene encoding thiamine phosphate synthase, with the protein MGILLPRLYPIVDDGFLASRGMAVERFAKELKAAGVGLLQYRNKAGGPQAILRVAALIRDAMGDSGCRLILNDRADLAVIAGWDGVHVGQEDLSPDDARRVVGAESWVGVSTHTEEQVRLAELSCADYVAVGPVFATGTKLDAEPVIGLAGVRRARTLTTKPIVGIGGVTRANARSVIDAGADSVAVISALIAEGESVEKVARDFLDVLR; encoded by the coding sequence GTGGGAATCCTGCTACCGCGTTTGTATCCGATTGTGGACGATGGTTTTCTGGCGAGTCGCGGAATGGCAGTTGAGCGATTTGCGAAGGAACTAAAAGCGGCTGGGGTCGGACTGCTTCAGTATCGCAACAAGGCGGGCGGTCCTCAGGCGATTTTGCGGGTTGCCGCCCTGATTCGCGATGCGATGGGCGACAGCGGGTGCCGGTTGATTCTGAATGATCGAGCGGACCTTGCGGTGATTGCCGGGTGGGATGGAGTTCATGTGGGGCAGGAGGATCTGTCGCCAGATGATGCGCGCCGGGTAGTGGGGGCGGAGAGCTGGGTTGGGGTTTCTACGCATACGGAGGAGCAGGTTCGACTGGCGGAGTTGAGTTGTGCGGATTATGTTGCGGTGGGGCCGGTGTTTGCTACGGGGACGAAGCTGGACGCGGAGCCGGTGATTGGGTTGGCGGGTGTGAGACGGGCGCGGACGTTGACGACGAAGCCGATTGTGGGGATTGGCGGAGTTACGCGGGCGAATGCGCGAAGCGTGATCGATGCTGGGGCGGATTCGGTTGCGGTGATCAGCGCCTTGATTGCTGAGGGGGAGTCGGTGGAGAAAGTGGCGAGAGACTTTCTCGATGTTTTACGGTAG
- a CDS encoding APC family permease produces the protein MGLFSATAIVMGSMIGSGIFIVSADMSRGLGSPALLIAAWLVTALMTIIGALSYGELAAMMPKAGGQYVYLREALGPLWGFLYGWTLFLVIQTGTIAAVGVAFGKFLGVFFPRVSAQNWIWHIGHVPPWHVGPMVLGNMDIGLNTANLSAIVVITLLTLLNTFGVKMGAAVQNVFTSAKVLALMAVVLIGVVAKNSAAVAANFGTGWQNFWARAGWHTTHAVQVGVGGPTAYVGVLTIVAVVQVGSLFSSDAWNNVTFTAGEIRNPKRNLPLSLAIGTGVVLLLYVLCNFVYLSVLPLAGDPAATTIVGRGIQFASEDRVATAVMEQAFAGYGAKLMAGAILISTFGCVNGMLLAGARVYYAMSRDGLFFKAVGRLSERSKTPVNSLWVQWAWTCLLCLSGSYGQLLDYVIFAVLVFYILTIAGLFVLRRTRPTAARPYKAFGYPVLPALYIVMAVWICAVLLRYKPQYTWPGLIIVLLGIPVYLVWKRQAVAEAV, from the coding sequence ATGGGGTTGTTTTCTGCGACCGCGATTGTAATGGGTTCGATGATTGGATCGGGCATCTTCATTGTGTCGGCGGATATGTCCCGTGGATTGGGGTCGCCGGCGTTGCTGATTGCGGCGTGGCTGGTGACTGCGCTGATGACGATTATTGGTGCGCTGAGTTATGGAGAGCTGGCGGCGATGATGCCTAAGGCGGGTGGGCAGTATGTTTATCTGCGCGAGGCGTTGGGGCCGTTGTGGGGTTTTCTTTATGGGTGGACGCTGTTCCTGGTGATCCAGACGGGAACGATTGCTGCGGTGGGAGTGGCGTTCGGGAAGTTTCTTGGGGTCTTCTTTCCGAGAGTGAGCGCGCAGAACTGGATCTGGCATATCGGGCATGTTCCGCCGTGGCATGTGGGGCCGATGGTGCTGGGCAACATGGATATTGGGTTGAATACGGCGAACCTGTCGGCGATTGTGGTGATTACGCTGCTGACGCTGCTGAACACGTTTGGGGTGAAGATGGGCGCGGCTGTGCAGAATGTCTTCACTTCTGCGAAGGTGCTGGCTCTGATGGCGGTGGTGTTGATTGGGGTGGTCGCGAAGAACTCGGCTGCGGTGGCCGCGAACTTCGGTACGGGATGGCAGAACTTCTGGGCGAGAGCTGGATGGCATACGACCCATGCGGTGCAGGTCGGTGTAGGTGGGCCAACGGCTTATGTTGGAGTGCTGACCATTGTTGCGGTGGTGCAGGTGGGGTCGCTGTTTAGCTCGGATGCGTGGAACAACGTTACATTCACGGCTGGGGAGATTAGGAATCCGAAGAGGAATCTCCCACTATCGCTGGCCATTGGTACGGGCGTGGTGTTGCTGCTGTACGTGCTGTGCAACTTCGTTTATCTGAGTGTGCTGCCGTTGGCGGGGGATCCGGCCGCGACGACGATTGTGGGCCGAGGGATTCAGTTTGCGTCAGAGGACAGGGTTGCGACGGCGGTGATGGAGCAGGCTTTTGCGGGCTACGGCGCGAAGCTGATGGCTGGTGCGATTTTGATCTCGACGTTTGGATGTGTGAACGGAATGCTGTTGGCGGGTGCGCGAGTGTACTACGCGATGAGCAGGGATGGGCTGTTTTTTAAAGCGGTGGGCAGGCTGAGTGAGCGGTCGAAGACTCCGGTGAACTCGCTTTGGGTGCAGTGGGCCTGGACGTGTCTGTTGTGTCTGTCTGGGAGTTACGGGCAGCTGCTGGATTATGTGATCTTCGCCGTGCTCGTCTTTTATATTCTGACGATTGCGGGGCTGTTTGTGCTTCGACGGACTCGGCCGACGGCGGCGCGGCCTTATAAGGCGTTTGGATACCCGGTGTTGCCGGCACTTTATATCGTGATGGCTGTGTGGATTTGTGCAGTACTATTGCGTTACAAACCTCAATACACGTGGCCGGGCCTGATAATTGTTCTGCTAGGCATACCGGTGTATCTGGTGTGGAAGCGACAAGCTGTTGCGGAAGCTGTTTAG
- a CDS encoding amino acid permease has translation MGNLFAKKSMNKMMAEANEHGVDTLERVLGPVQLTALGIGAVIGAGIFVLSGLGARTAGPSLMLAFVLSGLGCAFAGLCYAEFAAMIPLAGSAYTYAYATLGELIAWIIGWDLTLEYAMGASTVSSGWSNNFVEMLNIFHLKFPLWLAYDHWTGLRQATDMVARGMVLSSHPGMVPGTPAFSDAMDALKAAHPPELVTQAHALLNAPHLFGVEIGINVPAFLIALVITAVLVVGIKESAKFNATIVAIKVGIVLFVLGLGSHYITKSNWGTDWHSFAPFGVGGIGLAAGLVFFSYIGFDAVSTTAQEAKNPQRDLPIGIIVSLSICTLLYIGVAAVLTGMVPWREVNIEAPISRAFLDHNLAWASNIVTIGALAGLTSVMLVMLLGQSRVLYSMAHDGLLPKKFFGDIHHKFRTPWKGTILAGLLAAIVGSITPIDDIGKMVNIGTLLAFVIVCIAVIVLRRTDPDRARPFRTPWVPVVPALGILFNGYMMYKLGIWNWVRLVVWLIIGLVVYFTYSRKHSTLQQSLEAKESVEIK, from the coding sequence ATGGGAAATCTGTTTGCCAAGAAGTCAATGAACAAGATGATGGCCGAGGCCAATGAACACGGCGTCGATACACTAGAGCGTGTGCTGGGGCCGGTGCAGTTGACTGCGCTGGGCATCGGCGCGGTCATCGGCGCAGGTATCTTTGTGTTGAGTGGATTGGGAGCGCGAACCGCTGGGCCTAGCCTAATGCTGGCGTTTGTGCTGAGCGGATTGGGATGCGCCTTTGCGGGACTGTGCTATGCGGAGTTTGCGGCGATGATTCCGCTGGCTGGCAGCGCCTACACCTATGCGTACGCGACCCTGGGTGAGTTGATCGCTTGGATTATCGGGTGGGATCTGACGCTTGAGTACGCGATGGGCGCGAGTACGGTGAGCTCGGGCTGGTCGAATAATTTTGTGGAGATGTTGAACATCTTCCACCTTAAGTTTCCCCTGTGGCTGGCCTATGATCATTGGACGGGCCTAAGGCAGGCGACCGATATGGTGGCGAGAGGCATGGTGTTGAGCTCTCATCCGGGGATGGTTCCGGGTACGCCGGCGTTCAGCGACGCGATGGACGCTCTGAAGGCGGCGCACCCGCCTGAGCTGGTGACACAGGCACACGCGTTGTTGAATGCGCCGCACCTCTTTGGAGTAGAGATAGGGATCAACGTTCCGGCGTTCCTGATTGCGCTGGTGATTACAGCGGTGCTGGTGGTGGGAATTAAAGAGAGCGCGAAGTTCAACGCGACCATCGTGGCAATCAAAGTTGGGATCGTGTTGTTTGTGCTTGGTTTGGGGTCGCACTACATCACGAAATCAAACTGGGGAACGGATTGGCATAGCTTTGCACCGTTTGGCGTTGGTGGAATCGGGCTGGCTGCCGGCCTGGTCTTCTTTTCGTACATTGGCTTTGATGCGGTGTCGACGACGGCGCAGGAGGCTAAGAATCCTCAGCGCGATCTGCCGATTGGGATCATTGTGTCGCTGTCGATCTGCACGCTGTTATATATCGGCGTGGCAGCTGTTTTGACTGGGATGGTGCCGTGGCGCGAGGTGAACATTGAAGCACCGATCTCGCGGGCCTTTCTGGATCACAACCTTGCCTGGGCCTCAAACATTGTGACGATTGGCGCGCTGGCGGGGCTGACCAGCGTGATGCTGGTGATGTTGCTGGGGCAAAGCCGGGTGCTCTATTCGATGGCGCATGACGGTCTGCTGCCAAAGAAGTTTTTCGGTGACATCCATCACAAGTTCCGGACGCCGTGGAAGGGGACGATTCTTGCGGGTCTTCTGGCGGCGATCGTGGGAAGCATTACTCCCATCGACGATATCGGCAAGATGGTGAATATCGGGACATTGCTTGCGTTCGTGATCGTGTGTATTGCCGTGATTGTGCTGCGGAGGACTGATCCCGACCGAGCAAGACCGTTCAGGACGCCGTGGGTGCCGGTCGTGCCGGCTCTTGGGATTCTCTTCAACGGATACATGATGTACAAGCTAGGGATCTGGAACTGGGTTCGCTTGGTTGTCTGGCTGATTATCGGGCTAGTTGTCTACTTTACCTACAGCAGAAAGCACAGCACGCTGCAGCAGAGCCTTGAAGCGAAGGAATCGGTAGAGATTAAATAG
- a CDS encoding ABC transporter ATP-binding protein translates to MAIETAVESNLSTSNASGPTPGDVIVTDNLWKTYEMGDQQVHALRGVNLRIRHNEYVAIMGPSGSGKSTLMNLIGCLDSPSQGRYWLNGHDVSELNDDELARIRNKEIGFVFQTFNLLARATSLHNVELPLIYNGTPAAARTERAKSVLESVGLGTRMMHKPNELSGGQRQRVAIARALVNKPSIILADEPTGNLDSKTGDEIMALFDELHSNGNTIVLVTHEPDIAEYAHRIITIRDGVVAGDHLSSRIRN, encoded by the coding sequence ATGGCCATCGAAACTGCAGTCGAATCCAACCTCAGCACCAGCAACGCCTCCGGGCCTACCCCAGGAGACGTCATCGTCACCGACAATCTCTGGAAGACCTACGAGATGGGCGACCAGCAGGTGCACGCCCTTCGCGGCGTCAACCTCCGCATTCGCCACAACGAGTACGTTGCCATCATGGGCCCATCCGGCTCCGGCAAATCAACCCTGATGAACCTCATCGGCTGCCTGGACTCCCCCTCACAAGGCCGATACTGGCTCAATGGCCACGATGTCTCCGAGCTGAACGACGATGAGCTCGCCCGCATTCGAAATAAAGAAATTGGCTTCGTCTTCCAAACTTTCAACCTGCTCGCCCGCGCCACCTCGCTCCACAACGTCGAGCTGCCTCTCATCTACAACGGCACACCAGCCGCTGCACGTACCGAGCGTGCAAAGAGTGTCCTCGAGTCGGTAGGCCTCGGCACCCGCATGATGCACAAGCCCAATGAGCTCTCCGGCGGCCAACGTCAGCGCGTCGCCATCGCCCGCGCCCTGGTCAACAAACCCTCGATCATCCTCGCCGACGAACCCACCGGCAACCTCGACTCCAAGACCGGTGACGAGATCATGGCCCTCTTCGACGAGCTCCACTCAAATGGCAACACCATCGTTCTCGTCACGCACGAACCCGACATCGCCGAGTACGCCCACCGAATCATCACCATCCGCGACGGTGTCGTCGCAGGCGACCATCTCTCTTCGCGCATTCGCAACTAG